The following coding sequences lie in one Gorilla gorilla gorilla isolate KB3781 chromosome 5, NHGRI_mGorGor1-v2.1_pri, whole genome shotgun sequence genomic window:
- the LOC101154090 gene encoding dual specificity mitogen-activated protein kinase kinase 4: protein MAAPSPSGGGGGSGGGSGSGTPGPVGSPAPGHPAVSSMQGKRKALKLNFANPPFKSTARFTLNPNPTGVQNPHIERLRTHSIESSGKLKISPEQHWDFTAEDLKDLGEIGRGAYGSVNKMVHKPSGQIMAVKRIRSTVDEKEQKQLLMDLDVVMRSSDCPYIVQFYGALFREGDCWICMELMSTSFDKFYKYVYSVLDDVIPEEILGKITLATVKALNHLKENLKIIHRDIKPSNILLDRSGNIKLCDFGISGQLVDSIAKTRDAGCRPYMAPERIDPSASRQGYDVRSDVWSLGITLYELATGRFPYPKWNSVFDQLTQVVKGDPPQLSNSEEREFSPSFINFVNLCLTKDESKRPKYKELLKHPFILMYEERAVEVACYVCKILDQMPATPSSPMYVD from the coding sequence ATGGCGGCTCCGAGCccgagcggcggcggcggcggctccgggggcggcagcggcagcggcacCCCCGGCCCCGTAGGGTCCCCGGCGCCAGGCCACCCGGCCGTCAGCAGCATGCAGGGTAAACGCAAAGCACTGAAGTTGAATTTTGCAAATCCACCTTTCAAATCTACAGCAAGGTTTACTCTGAATCCCAATCCTACAGGAGTTCAAAACCCACACATAGAGAGACTGAGAACACACAGCATTGAGTCATCAGGAAAACTGAAGATCTCCCCTGAACAACACTGGGATTTCACTGCAGAGGACTTGAAAGACCTTGGAGAAATTGGACGAGGAGCTTATGGTTCTGTCAACAAAATGGTCCACAAACCAAGTGGGCAAATAATGGCAGTTAAAAGAATTCGGTCAACAGtggatgaaaaagaacaaaaacaacttCTTATGGATTTGGATGTAGTAATGCGGAGTAGTGATTGCCCATACATTGTTCAGTTTTATGGTGCACTCTTCAGAGAGGGTGACTGTTGGATCTGTATGGAACTCATGTCTACCTCGTTTGATAAgttttacaaatatgtatatagtgTATTAGATGATGTTATTCCAGAAGAAATTTTAGGCAAAATCACTTTAGCAACTGTGAAAGCACTAAACCActtaaaagaaaacttgaaaattattCACAGAGATATCAAACCTTCCAATATTCTTCTGGACAGAAGTGGAAATATTAAGCTCTGTGACTTCGGCATCAGTGGACAGCTTGTGGACTCTATTGCCAAGACAAGAGATGCTGGCTGTAGGCCATACATGGCACCTGAAAGAATAGACCCAAGCGCTTCACGACAAGGATATGATGTCCGCTCTGATGTCTGGAGTTTGGGGATCACATTGTATGAGTTGGCCACAGGCCGATTTCCTTATCCAAAATGGAATAGTGTATTTGATCAACTAACACAAGTCGTGAAAGGAGATCCTCCGCAGCTGAGTAATTCTGAGGAAAGGGAATTCTCCCCGAGTTTCATCAACTTTGTCAACTTGTGCCTTACGAAGGATGAATCCAAAAGGCCAAAGTATAAAGAGCTTCTGaaacatccctttattttgatgtATGAAGAACGTGCCGTTGAGGTCGCATGCTATGTTTGTAAAATCCTGGATCAAATGCCAGCTACTCCCAGCTCTCCCATGTATGTCGATTGA